A window of the Pyrodictium abyssi genome harbors these coding sequences:
- a CDS encoding glutamate--tRNA ligase: MKYNPDELRELAKAYALVNAVEHSGSAAVGPVMGKIMAEKPELRPYAREIVAIVREAVAEVNRLSLDEQKRLLEEKYSWILEKLSKPKEQEKTLPPLPGAEEGKVVTRFAPNPDFVIHLGNARPAILSYEYKVMYKGRMILRFEDTDPRTKTPLPEAYELIKQDLEWLGIRWDEEYIQSLRMPIYYQIIKELLEKGHAYVDDRPGEEFRKYRNSGKLSEYPSRLRTPEENLEMWDRMLEGRFAEGEAVVRIKTDPNHPDPSVRDWVAFRIIDTSRYPHPLVGDRYIVWPTYNFAAGVDDWLMGVTHILRAKEHMQNTTKQKYVYEYMGWKYPHVVHFGRLKLEGFIMSKSALKQLLDQGVSTGIDDPRFATIAGLRRRGITAEAIRKLILEVGTKYTDASISYANLAATNRVIVDPVARRIMAAIPPAPVVIEELPWEKREFEIPYHPSGKLGSRRITLEGPTATVYVSQSDRKLMKKGSVIRLMEAFNIEVVDVKNDKIIARFHSLGLEEARRHKAPIIQWVPADTALHIELLVPEGLDLIQRRGVVEYAAAELKQGDIVQLVRTGFARVDAVEVEDGSARKVVMIFAHE; encoded by the coding sequence TTGAAATACAATCCTGACGAGCTACGCGAGCTAGCAAAGGCGTATGCTCTCGTCAACGCTGTCGAGCATAGTGGAAGCGCTGCAGTAGGCCCGGTGATGGGCAAGATTATGGCTGAAAAACCAGAGCTGAGACCCTATGCTCGCGAGATAGTGGCGATAGTACGTGAAGCCGTAGCTGAGGTAAATAGGCTCTCTCTAGACGAGCAGAAGAGGCTACTCGAGGAGAAGTATAGCTGGATACTAGAGAAGCTCAGCAAGCCCAAAGAGCAGGAGAAGACGCTGCCCCCACTCCCCGGGGCAGAGGAAGGCAAGGTTGTCACACGCTTCGCGCCAAACCCTGACTTCGTGATACACCTTGGCAACGCGAGACCAGCAATACTCAGCTACGAGTACAAGGTAATGTACAAGGGGAGGATGATACTTCGCTTTGAGGACACTGACCCTCGCACCAAGACGCCGCTACCCGAGGCATATGAGCTGATAAAACAGGACCTAGAGTGGCTAGGCATCCGCTGGGATGAAGAGTACATACAAAGCCTACGCATGCCGATATACTACCAAATAATAAAGGAGCTTCTAGAGAAAGGCCATGCCTATGTAGACGATAGGCCAGGCGAAGAGTTCAGAAAATACCGCAACTCTGGCAAGCTCTCCGAGTACCCGTCCAGGCTACGTACACCCGAGGAAAACCTAGAAATGTGGGACCGAATGCTCGAAGGCCGCTTCGCAGAAGGCGAGGCAGTCGTCAGGATAAAGACTGACCCTAACCACCCCGACCCAAGCGTCCGAGACTGGGTAGCTTTCCGTATAATCGATACAAGCCGCTACCCGCACCCACTTGTCGGCGATCGCTACATCGTCTGGCCTACATACAACTTCGCAGCTGGTGTCGACGACTGGTTGATGGGTGTAACACACATACTCCGCGCCAAGGAGCATATGCAGAACACGACAAAGCAGAAGTATGTATACGAGTACATGGGGTGGAAGTATCCGCATGTCGTGCACTTTGGGCGCTTGAAGCTCGAAGGCTTCATAATGAGCAAGTCTGCGCTAAAACAGCTCCTCGACCAGGGCGTCAGCACTGGTATAGATGATCCACGGTTTGCCACGATAGCGGGTCTAAGGAGGCGCGGTATAACGGCCGAGGCTATACGGAAGCTAATACTAGAGGTCGGCACTAAGTATACTGACGCAAGTATAAGCTATGCTAACCTAGCTGCTACTAACCGTGTCATCGTAGACCCAGTAGCACGTAGAATAATGGCTGCTATACCGCCGGCGCCAGTGGTGATAGAAGAGCTTCCTTGGGAGAAGCGTGAGTTCGAGATACCTTACCACCCGTCGGGGAAGCTAGGCTCGAGGAGGATAACACTAGAAGGTCCAACAGCGACAGTATACGTATCCCAGAGCGATAGAAAGCTAATGAAAAAGGGTAGTGTCATAAGGCTTATGGAGGCGTTCAACATAGAAGTGGTAGACGTCAAGAACGACAAGATAATAGCGAGATTCCACAGTCTTGGCCTCGAGGAAGCACGTAGACATAAGGCACCGATAATACAGTGGGTACCCGCGGACACAGCACTACATATAGAACTCCTCGTGCCCGAAGGCCTAGACCTAATTCAGCGTCGTGGTGTAGTAGAGTACGCAGCGGCAGAGCTAAAGCAAGGAGACATAGTGCAGCTAGTGCGTACAGGGTTTGCGAGAGTAGACGCAGTAGAGGTAGAAGACGGCTCGGCGAGGAAGGTCGTAATGATATTTGCTCACGAGTAA
- a CDS encoding DUF2118 family protein — protein sequence MTEQTPECHKSPYLIPQLFIEGLESDEYLVLEDNKARRAETCPHGLRCFGKAIYGVELDSIVDIVAKRCTRSFIVVLPPEYKRGLLVEAGSYLEPIPLEGMRVALEVCEGSKVGVEDTLGFVATRKFEVRHIRSHVEGIIVYIYSSPESGPDRNIVLVAPEEVVKEIEIQS from the coding sequence GTGACGGAGCAGACACCGGAATGCCACAAGTCGCCCTACCTAATCCCCCAGTTGTTCATAGAAGGGCTAGAATCGGACGAGTACCTAGTACTAGAAGACAATAAGGCAAGGCGCGCTGAAACGTGTCCTCATGGTCTGCGGTGTTTTGGTAAGGCGATATACGGCGTCGAGCTCGATAGCATAGTGGACATAGTCGCTAAGAGGTGTACAAGGAGCTTCATAGTGGTGCTCCCGCCGGAGTATAAGAGGGGCCTCCTCGTAGAAGCCGGCAGCTACCTGGAGCCAATACCTCTTGAAGGTATGCGTGTAGCCCTAGAAGTATGCGAGGGCAGTAAAGTAGGCGTCGAGGATACACTGGGATTCGTCGCAACAAGGAAGTTCGAGGTACGCCACATCAGAAGCCATGTGGAAGGCATTATAGTTTACATCTATTCCTCGCCTGAATCCGGGCCGGATAGGAACATAGTCCTGGTGGCGCCAGAGGAGGTGGTAAAGGAGATTGAAATACAATCCTGA
- a CDS encoding polyprenyl synthetase family protein, with the protein MDLAQLSERLRNYITKVAGLVDGYIYARVHGEPEELYNAALHLIRAGGKRLRPVIVVATAEALGEEAEKALPFAVAVELVHNFTLVHDDIMDRDEFRRGVPTVHKLWGEPLAITAGDLLYAKAFEALTDARDKGVPAERVARAVRVLARASSIIAEGQAMDMMFEEEEYVDIEDYLKMIYKKTGALFEASAVLGGLVATDDENILSSLASYGKSLGIAFQIRDDILGIMGKEEELGKPVGSDIREGKKTLPILYALGRLEGEAREKLEKVLGNRDAGREEIEEAARLIKESGAIEYAEELARRYSEQALAALKVLPESEYREMLEELARFAVSRTR; encoded by the coding sequence ATGGACTTGGCTCAGCTCTCCGAGAGGCTACGAAACTACATAACAAAGGTAGCAGGGCTTGTAGACGGCTACATATACGCGCGGGTCCACGGCGAGCCCGAGGAGCTGTACAACGCTGCTCTCCACCTCATAAGAGCTGGTGGTAAAAGGCTCCGTCCCGTGATAGTAGTAGCGACAGCGGAAGCTCTTGGAGAGGAAGCCGAAAAGGCACTACCCTTCGCGGTAGCTGTAGAACTCGTCCACAACTTCACCCTGGTACACGACGACATAATGGATCGTGATGAGTTCCGCCGTGGAGTACCCACAGTCCACAAGCTATGGGGCGAGCCCCTAGCGATAACAGCAGGTGACCTGCTCTACGCTAAGGCCTTCGAAGCCCTAACCGATGCACGCGACAAAGGCGTGCCAGCCGAAAGAGTGGCCAGGGCGGTACGTGTACTAGCAAGAGCGTCATCGATAATAGCTGAGGGCCAAGCAATGGACATGATGTTTGAAGAAGAGGAGTACGTAGACATAGAGGATTACCTTAAAATGATATACAAGAAGACTGGGGCCTTGTTCGAGGCATCAGCAGTCCTCGGCGGGCTAGTAGCCACAGACGATGAGAACATACTATCTTCGCTAGCGAGCTATGGTAAGAGCCTTGGTATAGCTTTCCAGATACGCGATGATATACTAGGTATAATGGGCAAGGAAGAGGAGCTAGGCAAGCCCGTAGGAAGCGACATAAGAGAGGGGAAGAAGACACTACCAATACTCTACGCTCTAGGCAGACTCGAAGGCGAAGCCCGGGAGAAGCTCGAAAAAGTCCTTGGTAACCGTGACGCGGGCAGAGAGGAGATAGAGGAGGCAGCCAGACTAATCAAGGAGAGTGGGGCCATAGAATACGCTGAGGAGCTTGCACGCCGCTACAGCGAGCAGGCACTAGCAGCGCTAAAGGTGCTCCCCGAAAGCGAGTATAGAGAAATGCTTGAAGAACTCGCCAGGTTCGCGGTCTCCCGTACGAGGTAG
- the fni gene encoding type 2 isopentenyl-diphosphate Delta-isomerase, which produces MTLTSPRKLDHIRITIDSNVSHDGASTLFEDVTLVYKALPEVSLNGVDASIEFLGKKLSAPIMVTGMTGGHAVAAKINCAIAKAVEELGLAMGVGSQRAALENPSLSYTFSVARKCAPSAVIIANIGAPQLVKGYGIEEIRKAVEMIGADAVAIHLNAAQEAFQPEGDTDYAGVIERIRDVASAIEKPVIVKETGHGIGLEAARLLRAAGVRIIDVAGAGGTSWIRVEQYRARAKGNEMLATAASTFSSTGIPTAQAVVEARWAAPDACIIASGGVRSGLDVAKAIALGADIAGVALPVINAYARGGEEAIRALLERLVTELRIAMFLSGSGSLAELRGADIVLGHRLLSIMKARGVEPELYLNGPRVLFKPGSGCSPV; this is translated from the coding sequence TTGACGCTTACGTCACCTAGAAAACTTGACCACATAAGGATAACAATAGACAGTAATGTGTCCCACGACGGTGCCAGCACGCTGTTTGAGGACGTAACCCTGGTCTACAAAGCGCTCCCCGAGGTGTCTCTAAACGGCGTAGATGCCAGCATAGAGTTTCTCGGCAAGAAACTGTCAGCGCCAATAATGGTCACTGGTATGACGGGGGGTCACGCTGTAGCGGCTAAGATAAACTGCGCCATAGCTAAAGCGGTCGAGGAGCTAGGACTCGCAATGGGTGTCGGCAGCCAGAGAGCAGCCCTAGAGAATCCAAGCCTCTCTTACACATTCTCGGTTGCACGCAAGTGTGCGCCGTCGGCTGTTATAATAGCTAATATAGGCGCGCCACAGCTTGTCAAGGGATACGGCATTGAGGAGATAAGAAAGGCCGTAGAAATGATAGGCGCTGACGCTGTAGCAATCCACCTTAACGCGGCACAGGAGGCTTTCCAGCCAGAGGGTGACACAGACTACGCCGGAGTAATAGAGAGGATAAGAGATGTAGCGAGCGCCATAGAGAAGCCTGTAATAGTCAAGGAGACCGGCCATGGTATAGGCCTGGAAGCGGCCAGACTTCTGCGAGCAGCGGGTGTCAGAATCATAGATGTGGCAGGTGCTGGCGGCACGAGCTGGATAAGAGTAGAACAGTACAGGGCTAGGGCTAAAGGCAACGAGATGCTAGCCACTGCTGCATCAACGTTCTCTAGTACGGGGATACCGACTGCCCAGGCGGTAGTAGAGGCTAGATGGGCGGCTCCAGATGCCTGTATAATAGCTAGTGGTGGCGTACGCTCCGGGCTCGATGTAGCTAAGGCTATAGCCCTAGGGGCAGATATAGCCGGAGTCGCGCTCCCCGTGATTAACGCGTATGCACGTGGCGGTGAAGAGGCTATTCGCGCGCTCCTAGAGAGACTAGTGACTGAGCTCCGTATAGCCATGTTCCTATCTGGCTCTGGCAGCCTTGCAGAGCTACGCGGCGCTGATATAGTGCTAGGGCACCGGCTACTAAGCATCATGAAGGCTCGGGGAGTAGAGCCCGAGCTATATCTTAATGGCCCCCGAGTCCTATTCAAGCCTGGTAGCGGCTGCTCACCTGTGTAG
- a CDS encoding isopentenyl phosphate kinase, whose product MQTRSRAGRYPGVRVIKIGGSVITDKRTFKLNYAIANRIAGEIAAAVSNGIKVGIVLGGGSYGHVAASSARMLDAPPADALTLVTMYMFELVLAMADILASKGVKPVVYPPHSFCDPDGLVPRCNWNSVLRDMKVGVTPLVYGDVYACGESWCIVSGDELAIEMACSLGSPLVVYVTDVDGVIDADGKVIDEIHVDELEESSIVEQQKTGSKIDVTGGIKRKLDAIRANRCLTLREILVTNGLREGNTYAALMGHGSGTRIIL is encoded by the coding sequence ATGCAAACCCGGAGCAGGGCTGGGCGATACCCTGGAGTTCGTGTTATAAAGATTGGAGGCAGCGTAATAACGGACAAAAGAACGTTTAAGCTAAACTACGCTATAGCTAACCGTATAGCCGGAGAAATAGCGGCTGCAGTAAGCAACGGCATCAAGGTAGGCATAGTACTTGGAGGTGGTAGCTACGGTCACGTGGCTGCTTCTAGCGCGCGTATGCTGGACGCTCCACCGGCAGACGCGCTCACGCTAGTAACAATGTATATGTTCGAGCTAGTGCTCGCTATGGCGGATATACTCGCGTCTAAGGGGGTAAAGCCAGTAGTATACCCGCCGCACAGCTTCTGCGACCCTGACGGGCTAGTGCCCAGATGCAACTGGAATAGCGTTCTCCGCGACATGAAGGTGGGCGTCACACCGCTAGTCTATGGCGATGTCTATGCGTGTGGGGAAAGTTGGTGCATAGTATCCGGTGACGAGTTGGCAATAGAAATGGCTTGCAGTCTTGGCAGCCCTCTAGTCGTCTATGTAACGGATGTAGATGGTGTAATTGACGCTGATGGAAAGGTGATAGACGAGATCCATGTGGACGAGCTGGAGGAGAGCAGCATAGTGGAGCAGCAGAAGACGGGTAGCAAGATAGACGTAACTGGTGGTATAAAGAGGAAGCTTGACGCAATAAGGGCTAATCGATGCCTTACTCTAAGAGAAATCCTAGTGACAAATGGGCTGCGTGAAGGGAATACCTACGCAGCGTTAATGGGGCATGGTAGCGGGACACGTATTATACTTTAG
- the amrB gene encoding AmmeMemoRadiSam system protein B encodes MAIYSGRIIGGKRLPAVAGMFYEADAEALKAQIEWAFRHPLGPGKLPVVSDERQPLSKGFVVPHAGYMYSGPIAANSYFQMAAEGPAETYVIIGPNHTGLGEIVSVYPGGAWVTPLGEVEVDTELARAIVGASSFAAPDEKAHLYEHSVEVQVPFLQYMFGDRFRIVPIVVYEQTPEIAEDLGKAILEAAEKTGRDIVVIASSDFTHYEPHDVAVAKDKLAIEAILELDPLKLYQTIQKHSISMCGPGPVMAMLYYARGAGASSAKLLRYATSGDVAGDKSSVVGYASIQVY; translated from the coding sequence ATGGCTATATACTCGGGCCGTATAATAGGAGGTAAAAGGCTTCCAGCAGTAGCTGGCATGTTCTACGAGGCCGACGCAGAGGCCTTGAAGGCCCAGATAGAATGGGCCTTTCGCCACCCTCTAGGCCCGGGCAAGCTCCCCGTAGTAAGCGATGAGAGACAGCCATTAAGCAAGGGCTTTGTTGTGCCCCACGCTGGCTACATGTACAGTGGCCCTATAGCTGCTAATAGCTACTTCCAGATGGCAGCTGAGGGCCCAGCTGAAACCTACGTAATCATAGGCCCCAACCATACCGGGCTAGGAGAAATAGTATCAGTCTACCCGGGTGGGGCATGGGTCACGCCACTAGGCGAAGTAGAGGTTGATACCGAGCTTGCACGAGCGATAGTTGGTGCCAGCAGCTTCGCAGCTCCCGACGAGAAGGCCCATCTATACGAGCATAGCGTCGAAGTCCAGGTGCCGTTCCTCCAGTACATGTTCGGGGACAGATTCCGGATAGTCCCCATAGTCGTGTACGAACAGACCCCAGAAATAGCGGAAGACCTGGGAAAAGCCATACTAGAGGCAGCAGAGAAGACTGGTAGAGACATCGTAGTGATAGCTAGCAGCGACTTTACACACTACGAGCCCCACGACGTAGCAGTAGCTAAAGACAAGCTGGCTATTGAGGCTATACTAGAGCTGGACCCTCTGAAACTCTACCAGACTATACAGAAGCACAGTATAAGCATGTGCGGACCGGGCCCAGTAATGGCGATGCTCTACTACGCCCGCGGAGCGGGAGCTAGCAGTGCTAAACTCCTCAGATACGCGACAAGCGGCGATGTAGCCGGAGATAAGAGCAGTGTAGTGGGCTATGCATCTATACAGGTATACTAG
- the rpsB gene encoding 30S ribosomal protein S2, with the protein MVVSQELGRQQVEIGGRTVELLVPLERYLSAGMHIGTHICTAYMKKFVYRVRPDGLYILDIRKTDERLRVAAKFLARFDPSKIVAVSVRQYGQRPVQKFCTYLGCKALTGRILPGTFTNPSLEWYMEPDVVIISDPRADSQAVDEAARMGIPTVALADTDNRIENIDLVIPVNNKGRRSLALTYWILAREILREQGKLQPDQDLPEPPEAFEFKVRRR; encoded by the coding sequence ATGGTTGTGAGCCAGGAGCTGGGCCGTCAGCAGGTGGAGATTGGCGGTAGGACTGTTGAGCTGCTAGTACCCCTAGAGCGCTACCTCTCTGCGGGCATGCACATAGGTACGCATATATGTACGGCGTACATGAAGAAGTTCGTATACCGTGTCAGGCCGGATGGCCTGTACATACTCGACATAAGAAAGACCGATGAGAGGCTCAGAGTAGCCGCCAAGTTCCTAGCACGTTTCGACCCCTCAAAGATAGTAGCGGTGTCTGTTAGACAGTACGGCCAAAGGCCAGTGCAAAAGTTCTGCACCTACCTAGGCTGTAAAGCCCTAACCGGCAGGATACTGCCGGGTACATTCACCAACCCTAGCCTTGAATGGTATATGGAGCCGGACGTGGTGATAATAAGCGATCCGCGCGCAGACAGCCAGGCTGTTGACGAGGCTGCCCGTATGGGCATACCTACAGTAGCGCTCGCTGACACCGACAACCGCATAGAGAACATAGACCTCGTTATACCCGTCAACAACAAGGGTAGGAGGAGCCTGGCACTGACATACTGGATACTAGCAAGAGAGATACTAAGAGAGCAGGGCAAGCTACAGCCAGACCAGGACCTCCCCGAGCCTCCGGAAGCTTTCGAGTTCAAGGTGCGCCGGCGGTAG
- a CDS encoding DNA-directed RNA polymerase subunit N, with the protein MIIPVRCFTCGSPLAHYWEEFRKRVENGEEPGKVLDDLGIKRYCCRKMLLAHVPAIYEVRRFKRVL; encoded by the coding sequence TTGATAATACCGGTTCGCTGCTTTACCTGCGGTTCTCCTCTCGCTCATTATTGGGAAGAGTTCCGTAAGCGTGTTGAAAACGGTGAAGAGCCAGGCAAAGTGCTAGACGATCTTGGCATCAAGAGGTATTGCTGCAGAAAGATGCTGTTAGCCCATGTGCCCGCGATATACGAAGTTCGCAGATTCAAACGTGTATTGTAA
- a CDS encoding 30S ribosomal protein S9, translated as MQAEKPIRIVISSGKRKTSIARAVIKPGKGRVWINGVPIEIWPIEMARWKMMEPLLLAGEEIANSVDIRVNVRGGGYMSQADAVRMAIARGLVAYTGSEELRKIYEEYDRSMLAGDPRQTEPEKPMRRSARRRWQKSYR; from the coding sequence GTGCAGGCCGAGAAGCCGATAAGGATAGTCATCTCCAGCGGCAAGAGGAAGACCAGCATAGCTAGGGCCGTGATAAAGCCTGGCAAGGGCCGTGTATGGATAAACGGTGTACCGATTGAGATATGGCCTATAGAGATGGCTCGCTGGAAGATGATGGAGCCCCTACTGCTAGCAGGCGAGGAGATAGCCAACAGTGTAGACATACGTGTTAATGTCCGCGGAGGCGGCTACATGAGCCAGGCGGATGCAGTGAGGATGGCTATAGCAAGAGGGCTAGTAGCATACACAGGCAGCGAAGAGCTACGCAAGATATACGAGGAGTATGACAGATCTATGCTTGCTGGCGATCCTAGGCAGACAGAGCCAGAGAAGCCAATGAGGAGGAGCGCTAGGAGGCGCTGGCAGAAGAGCTACAGGTGA
- a CDS encoding 50S ribosomal protein L13, producing the protein MAAKVVAPRPPERVLYIDATDQVLGRLASEVAKKLLEGYRVYIVNAEKAVVSGDPHMVIKSYRIWWELKVHVNPYKWAPHRPRSPIAIVRKAVLGMLPKSKQKGREAARRLRVYIGVPEELSNKKFQKFEFADAKRLGHKFIRVGELAQRLGWKGVATRP; encoded by the coding sequence ATGGCGGCTAAGGTCGTGGCGCCTAGGCCTCCTGAAAGAGTGCTCTACATTGATGCGACTGACCAGGTACTGGGCAGGCTTGCATCTGAGGTGGCAAAGAAGCTGCTGGAGGGCTACCGTGTCTACATAGTCAACGCGGAGAAGGCGGTAGTGAGCGGCGACCCACATATGGTTATCAAGAGCTACCGTATATGGTGGGAGCTCAAGGTCCACGTGAACCCCTACAAGTGGGCTCCACACCGGCCACGTAGCCCTATAGCCATAGTCCGTAAGGCGGTCCTCGGTATGCTGCCTAAGAGCAAACAGAAGGGACGTGAGGCTGCGCGCCGCCTACGTGTATACATAGGTGTGCCGGAAGAGCTAAGCAATAAGAAGTTCCAGAAGTTCGAGTTCGCTGACGCAAAGAGGCTGGGTCACAAGTTTATACGCGTAGGCGAGCTCGCTCAGAGACTCGGATGGAAGGGGGTGGCTACTAGGCCTTGA
- a CDS encoding 50S ribosomal protein L18e: MQTTKRTGPTNIIVRKTIRALKSAANRNNAPIWKYVAELIDRPRRLRVEVNLSKINRYTQSGDVVVVPGKVLGAGSIDHPVTVAALGFSRQAVEKIRAAGGKAVHILQLIEENPRGSRVKIII; encoded by the coding sequence ATGCAGACTACGAAGAGAACCGGGCCAACAAACATAATAGTAAGAAAGACGATACGCGCGCTAAAGAGCGCTGCAAACAGGAATAACGCGCCTATATGGAAGTATGTAGCAGAGCTAATCGATAGGCCACGCCGGCTACGCGTAGAAGTGAATCTCAGTAAGATAAACCGATACACGCAGAGCGGCGACGTCGTCGTCGTGCCCGGCAAAGTGCTTGGCGCCGGCAGTATAGACCATCCTGTAACGGTGGCTGCTCTCGGGTTCAGCAGGCAGGCAGTAGAGAAGATACGTGCTGCAGGAGGCAAAGCAGTGCACATACTCCAGCTTATAGAGGAGAATCCACGAGGCAGCAGAGTGAAAATCATAATATGA
- a CDS encoding DNA-directed RNA polymerase subunit D yields MEICILEKAGNKLRIAIKGVSLPLVNAIRRACYIDVPVMAVDIVEVFDNNTVLYDEIIAHRLGLIPLTSSEALKKYKSPEECANAQLGDPDCYVTLRLDVETGPREERIVYSGDLESSDPDVRPAYDNIPIVVMAPDQRLRLQAYARLGYGREHAKWMPVSIAAHKYLPILSFDLEKASKECIECIEAAYPWIAEQMKKLGKGELKITEDINTSALYWCTTKRCGDAVQLRFDDSQFLLKIESTGALPPEEIVREAARAIVRKAENLLSEIARLRREEG; encoded by the coding sequence ATGGAGATATGCATACTCGAAAAGGCCGGCAATAAGCTCAGAATAGCAATAAAGGGTGTATCGCTCCCCCTCGTGAATGCAATAAGGCGTGCATGCTACATAGATGTACCGGTTATGGCTGTGGACATAGTTGAGGTGTTTGACAACAATACAGTGCTCTACGATGAGATCATAGCTCACAGGCTTGGATTGATACCGCTCACGAGTAGCGAAGCTTTGAAGAAGTATAAGAGCCCAGAAGAGTGCGCCAATGCGCAGCTTGGTGACCCAGACTGCTATGTGACACTCCGCCTGGATGTTGAAACGGGCCCAAGGGAGGAACGCATAGTGTACAGCGGCGACCTGGAGAGCAGCGATCCCGATGTGAGGCCAGCCTACGACAATATACCGATAGTGGTGATGGCTCCCGACCAGAGGCTAAGGCTGCAAGCCTATGCGAGGCTAGGCTACGGCCGCGAGCACGCGAAATGGATGCCTGTAAGCATAGCAGCCCACAAGTATCTCCCGATACTTAGCTTTGACCTGGAAAAGGCGAGCAAAGAGTGCATTGAGTGTATAGAGGCTGCATACCCGTGGATAGCTGAGCAGATGAAAAAGCTGGGCAAGGGAGAACTAAAGATAACTGAGGACATAAACACCTCGGCACTCTACTGGTGTACAACAAAGCGCTGTGGTGACGCTGTCCAGCTACGCTTTGACGATAGTCAGTTTCTACTGAAAATAGAGTCTACCGGTGCTCTTCCTCCGGAGGAGATTGTGCGTGAAGCAGCGCGAGCCATTGTGAGGAAGGCTGAAAACCTACTCTCAGAGATAGCGCGTCTACGCCGGGAGGAAGGGTAA
- a CDS encoding 30S ribosomal protein S11, which yields MAFSAREIKWGVAHIYSSYNNTIIHITDLTGAETVARASGGMVVKADREKPSPYAAMLAASRAAQQAMEKGIAALHIKVRAPGGHGPKTPGPGAQAAIRALARAGFIIGRIEDVTPIPHDTTRRPGGRRGRRV from the coding sequence ATGGCGTTCTCTGCTCGTGAGATAAAGTGGGGGGTTGCTCACATATACTCTAGCTACAACAACACAATAATCCACATAACGGACCTAACGGGTGCTGAGACAGTAGCACGTGCTAGCGGTGGAATGGTGGTAAAGGCTGACAGAGAGAAGCCGAGCCCCTACGCGGCTATGCTCGCAGCTAGCAGGGCTGCACAGCAGGCAATGGAGAAAGGCATTGCTGCGCTCCACATAAAGGTACGTGCACCCGGCGGCCATGGGCCCAAGACGCCGGGCCCTGGCGCTCAGGCAGCAATACGTGCACTAGCAAGAGCAGGCTTCATCATAGGCAGGATAGAGGACGTGACGCCAATACCACACGATACTACGCGCAGGCCTGGCGGTAGAAGAGGCCGCCGCGTCTAA
- a CDS encoding 30S ribosomal protein S4 has translation MGDPKKPRKKWEGPKHPWIKERLLREIDLMGKYGLRNKKELWKLETLARYFRHRARGLLALPPEVRAKEEKALLSRLHQLGVLPENATLDDVLGLTAEHFLERRLQTIVYKKGLARSIHEARQLIVHGHIAIAGRRIRSPGYLVKRDEEDLVDYAPTSPLAKRAKEAGSESEESMESV, from the coding sequence ATGGGCGACCCTAAGAAGCCTCGTAAAAAGTGGGAGGGTCCTAAGCACCCCTGGATAAAGGAGCGTCTGCTCCGCGAGATAGACCTAATGGGCAAGTATGGTCTTCGTAACAAGAAGGAGCTATGGAAGCTTGAGACTCTTGCCAGGTACTTCCGCCACCGTGCGCGTGGCCTACTAGCTCTGCCCCCTGAGGTAAGAGCCAAGGAGGAAAAGGCGCTACTGTCGCGCCTCCACCAGCTGGGCGTGCTCCCTGAGAACGCGACCCTCGACGACGTACTCGGTCTAACGGCGGAGCACTTCCTAGAGAGAAGGCTACAGACAATAGTCTACAAGAAGGGTCTAGCCCGTTCCATACACGAGGCCCGCCAGCTAATAGTGCACGGTCATATAGCTATAGCTGGGCGTAGAATAAGGAGCCCAGGCTACCTCGTAAAGCGTGACGAGGAAGACCTAGTAGACTATGCACCAACAAGTCCACTCGCCAAGCGTGCTAAGGAAGCTGGCAGTGAATCCGAAGAATCCATGGAATCTGTCTAA